Proteins encoded in a region of the Tubulanus polymorphus chromosome 10, tnTubPoly1.2, whole genome shotgun sequence genome:
- the LOC141912102 gene encoding uncharacterized protein LOC141912102, whose amino-acid sequence MKFLVVAIIGIMSMSGVLGVIMHRTGPPTSERDDAVSQVTCPDGSYIVKCSCSSMRDCDSNLVVGNNICRVTHTGQRPVVKPIATCETLYRVVRSTAYSKTPTITCPDGLVVRSCGYYNPWAHAHYVRIKPQKFKENQCVLSAPCSRHVCLIQAVCVDPRLIM is encoded by the exons GAATCATGTCAATGAGTGGCGTGCTTGGTGTAATAATGCATAGGACTGGGCCTCCAACTTCAGAACGTGACGATGCCGTCAGTCAAGTCACATGCCCGGACGGTTCTTATATTGTCAAATGCAGTTGTTCTTCGATGCGAGACTGTGACTCGAACTTGGTGGTCGGTAACAACATTTGTAGGGTAACGCATACTGGTCAGCGACCGGTAGTCAAG CCGATCGCCACCTGCGAAACACTGTATCGTGTTGTCCGATCAACTGCATATTCCAAAACACCTACGATCACTTGTCCCGACGGCCTTGTCGTTCGATCTTGTGGCTATTATAACCC GTGGGCACATGCTCACTATGTACGAATAAAACCACagaaattcaaagaaaaccAGTGTGTACTAAGTGCTCCATGTTCAAGGCATGTTTGTTTGATACAGGCGGTTTGTGTCGATCCAAGACTTATTATGTGA